Part of the Leptolyngbya boryana PCC 6306 genome is shown below.
ACTTCTTCAATTAATACCGTACTCCCTTCTTGAACAATCAATTGAGTCCCTGTCGGTAATGTTGAAGAATCGATCGACTCTAAGATCACTAACAAAGACCATTCTGGCTCTGAGGTTTCTTCCATTGCCCAAGTCGTAACATAGAGCCGAAATATATGTTGATTCAGCGTGATCGATCGATAACCCGATTGTGCCGTTGATGGAATGTGAATGCCAGAGCGTTCGATTTCCGTAAACACAGACGTTACATCTGCACTAAACGCATCTGCGCGTGTTCTCATTGCCGGAACTAACTCAAGCGAGAACAATGTCCAAGTCAATTCATCAATCTGAGTTTGTGCCCATTGAGCCGCATTCACAAGCGGTTGAATTAACCATTGAGGAGAAATCACTGAACAAGTTTTTAGTAATGGAATTGCACTAAGCTCTAAACCTGCGAGATACCATAGCAATTGTTCTAAGTTGGTTTCACATAAAGAAATTGGAATCAGACACGTCTCATCTGCTGAATTTATCGTAAGTCGATCGCCAAGTATAAAGGAATGAAACGCTATTTGATTCGATTCCTCATCAACATAAATCACCACATAAAAATGAGCAGGGTTTTGCAGCAATGAGATCGGGAACTCGATCGTATCTTCTACGTCATTGATAACAATAAAACCAAGATGAAACTGATTCGCATACACAGAATTGATCGCAGCAGGGATACCAAAGCCTGAAGGTTCAATTAACCGAGCTTGGGAGCGATCGAACTCGATTGGAGTTGAGCGATCAAGCATCCACTGAGTAAAACCCTCCAAGGCAAGCAAGGCAAGATAGGAGTGCCATTGAGTGAGCGGATTTGAGAGCGATTGAGTGAATGCGATCGCGGTTCTCACTCGCTCTGGATCGAGGTCAATTAAGGTAGAGGCAGCGTTTAACGGAGTCATCATGATCTGAAGATTGAATCAATGTAAGTCACGACTGAGCAAAGCACAAAGCTGTTCAGCGAACAAATTATCTTTTTGATAGGCTTTTGGAGTTTTAGATTGTTGAGCATCCTTTTCTAATAGGGCATCGACTTGATCGCGCAACGCTTCATCGATCGTTTCGGCAAATTGGCTCAACCGTTCCGAGTCGGTGAAATTTTGGGCGATCGCTGAGATATCCTGTTTCAGTCGGGTGAGGATATGCAATCCCACATCAGCCCGTAAAGTTTTGAGTTTCAATAATCGCGCAACGTTGTCTTGGCGCTTGAGATCGAGTTGTTCCGCGATTTGCGTCATCGTGATCCGTTGGCAGTAAAACAAATGAAGCGCAATACGGAATTGGTTAGCTTTCTGCTCTTTTAGACGACTGGTATAGTCGCGAATCACAATTTCTAGAGCCGCACTCAAACATTGAACGAATTGAGCGCGGTAGTAATACAAAAATTCATCTGTTGGATCGGATTCAGTGCTACGAACTGTAAGCTGTTCTGCTTGAATCGGTTTTTCCTCGATCGATTCAGTTTCGTAGCGATTGAGACGATGCTGGCGGAGACATTGCGCGATCGCAAGTAATTGTTTTAGCACTTGAGTTGAAGAAATCGGCTGATTCAGCTTTGTTTGCAGTTGATCAGCGATTCGTTTTAATTGTTCAGGGGTCGGTTCTTTACATCGTCCCTGACTGCCTTCAGAAATACGATCGCTTAAATAAACCGCGTGATAGCTTTCTAAATAGAGAATTGCAGTCTGGATTGCATCTATCGACCAGTAAAATCGATCGCTTAATATTCGTTCTAATCGCTTGGTCGTTGTACTGTTGAGAATCGCCCAATCGCTTTTTAGATATAGTCCTTGCTGCTTGAGAAATTGATTGAGATCGGGGTGCTGTCTTACCAGTCGAGTCGCCCAAGTGTTGAGAGATGCGATCGCTGGATTGTAACTTGCTAGAATCTTCTGCGATAACGGATGATAGTGACGGTTTAGCGTTCCATCATCATCGAGAACATAGCTCAGAACATCAAACTGATTGAATTGGTAGTAGTCTCCGAACTGACGTGTGATCGAGCTTGCTTCTTCTAAGGTGCAGTGAGAAATAAAGCAACGAAGACACAATTCCGCCTCAGTTGAACCATTTTGATAGTCGCGAATAAGCAACTGTTGTAATGAATTTGATTCTGTGATTTGAGCGTAATTTTGCTCGATGTAGTGATGTGCGATCGCGGATTTTTCCGCACGATATCCGCCTGCTGGATTGACCCGAACTAACGTCCAATATTCACCTATCTCACTCATCGCCACCTCGATTCCTGCTAGTCAGAGAAAACAATTAATCTTTCCCCGAAGAAGTTATGACATATCGAAGGGATTCTCGGCAAATTTTCCGAATTCCGTAAATTCAGCGAGAAGAATAAAAAATAAGATACCGCAAATAAATTTTCTTTTAAGATGAACTCCGGACGATCAAGGACTGACCGATGATGCAACGCTCTCTCAATCTTTTAGCGATCGCGCTTCTCTTTGTAGGTACAAATGCACCCTTAACACTGGCTCAATCGATTGCTCAAACGCAACAGATCGATCGCAAATCAGAAGCCGATCGCTTATCAAAACAAGGTCAGCAGCAGTACGAATCCGAGCAGCACGAAGCCGCGATCGCATCTTGGGAAGCAGCACTAAAAATTTATCGGGAAATTGGCGATCGACAAAAAGAAGCAAGCATTCTGAACGATCAAGGACGCTCTTACACGCTGCTATCTCGCTACGAAGAAGGAATTCGTGCGTTTGATCAAGTACTCTCTATTTTTCAGCAACTCAAGCGGCGCAACGATGCAGCAGTCGTCTTGATGAATCGGGGAAGTGCTTATACTGCTTTATCTCGTCACGAAGACGCACTCCGGTCTTACGATGAAGCTTTATCAATCGTTCGTGAAATGAACGATCGCAGCCGTGAAGCAGAAGTTCTAATGAATCGCAGCATCACGTATGCTTACCTCACTCGTAACGATGAAGCGATCGCAGGTTTCGGAGCTGCTTTAGCAATCTTTCAAGCTGCAAACGATCGGAACAATGTCGCTAAAGCACTGATGAATCGAGGCATTGTCTATAATTTCATCTCTCGTTACGACGATGCGATCGCAGCTTTCAATCAAGCCTTACCGATCTTTCGAGAACTCAAAAATCGTCGCTCAGAAGCTTCAGCACTATCTAGTCTTGGAGATGCGTATCGTTTCTTATCCCGTTTCGAGGAAGCTTTAACCGCATTCGATCAAGCTTTACCCATCTTGAGAGCGATCAAAGACCGAAGCGGGGAAGCAGGCGTTCTGATGAATCGGGGAGTCGTTTATGATTTGCTCGATCGTAATGATGAAGCGATCGAAGCTTACACTGAAGCTTTATCGATTTTTCGATCGATTAAAAACCCTCAAGGGGAAGCAGAAGCACTCAGCAACTTAGGCATTATCTACGGTGCGCTGTCTCGACATACGGATTCAATTCAGGCGCATACACAAGCACTCTCAATCTATCGAGCGATCCGAAACCGTGACGGGGAAGCATTAGCACTGATGAATCGCGGAATTGCTTATGTTGCGATTTCACGCTACGAGGATGCAATTCGAGCTTATGCAGAATCTTTAGTGCTTCACCGAGCGATCAAAAACCGTAACGGGGAAGCAAAAGTTCTATTGAATCAAGGGAATGCTTATCGAGCTTTACGGCGCTACGAAGATGCAATTCGTTCGTATAATGAAGCATTGCCCGTCTACAAAGCGGTTAGAGATCGCTCTGGGGAAGCACGAGCATTGTATAATCTGGGTGCTACTTACTTTGAGATAGGTCGATTTGCTCCAGCAGAACAATCTCTGAAAAGCGCGATCGCTGTTTTTGAATCGATTCGACTCGATCGACTTTCTGAAGCAAATAAAATCTCATTCTTCGAGACTCAAGCCGTTAGCTACCGCATCTTACAAGAGGTAATGATTGCACAGAAGAAATTTGAAGCAGCACTCACGATTTCAGAATGGGGACGAACAAAAGCGTTAGTAGAACGATTAAGTCAACAGTTGCAGCCAACAGATTCACCCTCTCAAGCAGCACCGAGCGCGGAGCAACTTCGACAAATTGCGCGATCTCAGAATGCTACTCTCGTTGAATACTCGCTCAACGAACGCAAACGAGAACT
Proteins encoded:
- a CDS encoding DUF1822 family protein produces the protein MMTPLNAASTLIDLDPERVRTAIAFTQSLSNPLTQWHSYLALLALEGFTQWMLDRSTPIEFDRSQARLIEPSGFGIPAAINSVYANQFHLGFIVINDVEDTIEFPISLLQNPAHFYVVIYVDEESNQIAFHSFILGDRLTINSADETCLIPISLCETNLEQLLWYLAGLELSAIPLLKTCSVISPQWLIQPLVNAAQWAQTQIDELTWTLFSLELVPAMRTRADAFSADVTSVFTEIERSGIHIPSTAQSGYRSITLNQHIFRLYVTTWAMEETSEPEWSLLVILESIDSSTLPTGTQLIVQEGSTVLIEEVAKVESSYLIAQIIGNWNEKFTLMLRSINPETHTLTDSLSLAPIVFQPY
- a CDS encoding CHAT domain-containing tetratricopeptide repeat protein, whose amino-acid sequence is MMQRSLNLLAIALLFVGTNAPLTLAQSIAQTQQIDRKSEADRLSKQGQQQYESEQHEAAIASWEAALKIYREIGDRQKEASILNDQGRSYTLLSRYEEGIRAFDQVLSIFQQLKRRNDAAVVLMNRGSAYTALSRHEDALRSYDEALSIVREMNDRSREAEVLMNRSITYAYLTRNDEAIAGFGAALAIFQAANDRNNVAKALMNRGIVYNFISRYDDAIAAFNQALPIFRELKNRRSEASALSSLGDAYRFLSRFEEALTAFDQALPILRAIKDRSGEAGVLMNRGVVYDLLDRNDEAIEAYTEALSIFRSIKNPQGEAEALSNLGIIYGALSRHTDSIQAHTQALSIYRAIRNRDGEALALMNRGIAYVAISRYEDAIRAYAESLVLHRAIKNRNGEAKVLLNQGNAYRALRRYEDAIRSYNEALPVYKAVRDRSGEARALYNLGATYFEIGRFAPAEQSLKSAIAVFESIRLDRLSEANKISFFETQAVSYRILQEVMIAQKKFEAALTISEWGRTKALVERLSQQLQPTDSPSQAAPSAEQLRQIARSQNATLVEYSLNERKRELYIWVVQPTGAIDFRQVKLTDVLPQQCSSIAQLIGNGRQSIGVRSSQSDWLIVDDAAQKNPCAQSDRDANFRALHRLLIEPIASLLPTDPNQHIVFIPDGTLFLVPFAALKATNGQFLIEQRTIRTASSIQLLDKTRALNSRPKGNNVLIVGNPLMPIDPNSTQAKQLSNLPNAEQEARAIAPLFNTQAITGKAGTKQTILQQISDARVIHFATHGSFSDRNGFKSWLALAPSENDSGILTAEEVAQLKLNADLVVLSACDTGRGRVTGDGVVGLSRSFIAAGVPSVIVSLWAVPDAPTADLMKEFYQQLKRNPDKAQALRQAMLTTFRTHPNLKDWAAFTLIGEAR